A window of Campylobacter concisus genomic DNA:
CGATGCCAGCTTTGTTTAGATCCCAAAGTATAGCTTCGCCTTCAACGCCTTTTATAGAAGCCAAAATGGTATTTGGCACACGTTGTTCTTTTTTTCCTACAACGCTAACGTCAGGAATTTTTAAAATTGCATCTTCAAGCTTATCACGCAAACGGCGAACATGAGAGTGCTCATAATCCATAAATTTATTTGCCAGTTCAAGTGCTTTACCCATGCCGATGATGCCAGGAACATCGAGCGTGCCACTTCTGCGTCCACCCATGTGCTCGCCACCATGAAGCAAGCTACTTAGCGGCATACTATTTTTTATAAATAGTGCTCCAACACCCTTTGGTCCATGAAATTTATGCGCAGAAAAGCTTAAAAAATCAACGTCAAGGTCTTGAACATTTATCTTTATCTTACCAACTGCTTGAACCGCATCCGTGTGGAATAAAGCTCCATATTCATGAGCGATACTAGCAAGCTCTTTTACAGGAAAGATCATGCCGGTTTCGTTATTTGCACTCATTATAGAAACAAGTGCTACATTCTCATCCATTACAGCTCTTAGTTGTTCTGGTGTGACTATGCCATCGTTATTTACATCTAAAATAGTAAGCTCTACGCCATATTTTTCTAAAAATTTACAAGTCGCCAAAATAGCTGGATGCTCAACTGCAGTTGTTACGATACGCTTTTTCTCGCCAGTTGCTATTTTGTCAAAGTAGATGCCTTTTACTACCCAGTTGTTGCTCTCAGTTGCACATGAGGTAACAACGATATCATCGCTATCTTTTGCGTTTAGTCCGGTGTAGAGTTGATCTAGCGCTGTTCTTAAAGCTGGATGTGTTTCAGAGCCAAATTTATGAAGTGAATTTGGATTGCCGTATTTTTCACAAAAATATGGTTTCATAAGCTCAAAAGCTTCAGGATCAACCATTGTTGTAGCGTTATTATCTAAATATACTCTCAAATTTAAAAACCTTAATTAGGATAAAAAATATCCTTTTTATTTTTAATGGGATATTATAACAAAAAAGTTAAAAGCAAGTTTAAAAATATGCTTTAATTTTTTCAAAATTTAGCTCATTTTGATATTAAAATATATTGAAATTCTTTATCAAAATTTGTATAGAACGCTATTTGCGATTTTTCTTATAAAAAGGTCTAATTATCTCTTAAAATTAATTTATTTTTTTAAGTTAATAGTGCAATAAATA
This region includes:
- a CDS encoding NifS family cysteine desulfurase, producing the protein MRVYLDNNATTMVDPEAFELMKPYFCEKYGNPNSLHKFGSETHPALRTALDQLYTGLNAKDSDDIVVTSCATESNNWVVKGIYFDKIATGEKKRIVTTAVEHPAILATCKFLEKYGVELTILDVNNDGIVTPEQLRAVMDENVALVSIMSANNETGMIFPVKELASIAHEYGALFHTDAVQAVGKIKINVQDLDVDFLSFSAHKFHGPKGVGALFIKNSMPLSSLLHGGEHMGGRRSGTLDVPGIIGMGKALELANKFMDYEHSHVRRLRDKLEDAILKIPDVSVVGKKEQRVPNTILASIKGVEGEAILWDLNKAGIAASTGSACASETLESNPIMEAIGADKELAHTALRLSLSRFNTEEEIDYAIEHITKAVNRLRGISSTFAYAPEWHKSGL